The proteins below come from a single Crossiella sp. CA-258035 genomic window:
- a CDS encoding nitrilase-related carbon-nitrogen hydrolase has translation MWPVGLMINVGMSLVFALAVWGFHRQAVRGRALLAALTASALWTGTVCLVSVANPMGIMGTLANDLGDVPLVLQTAAVTGMWGVEFLVLLAPATIAAVLAPGARGRVLTAAVAVVVLAVALGAGALRLAESGGPVQRVAAISTNQRMWAPDLATPAGRDLVAAYAERIAALPAGVRAVVLPEGSFGAHETRPAALFDPMRRLAKDRALDIVVGYMRWDGAAKYNYAAFFPADGGEPVSYLKHHNPAGVPGAELLVRDRAGVVICGDVNHSAPVSDYAAAGTGLLLAPAADEVDNGWQHARMMLLRGVEHGQATVWAARTGTLTIADGYGRVLAEARTDRPEPFATVVAELPTGPGATLYTRFGDWFGWLCLALGVGGLFLRARRGD, from the coding sequence ATGTGGCCGGTCGGGCTGATGATCAACGTGGGCATGTCGCTGGTGTTCGCGCTGGCGGTGTGGGGCTTCCACCGGCAGGCAGTGCGCGGGCGGGCGCTGCTGGCCGCGCTGACCGCGTCCGCGCTGTGGACCGGGACGGTGTGCCTGGTGTCGGTGGCCAACCCGATGGGGATCATGGGGACGCTGGCCAACGACCTCGGCGATGTGCCGCTGGTGTTGCAGACCGCGGCGGTGACCGGGATGTGGGGCGTGGAGTTCCTGGTGCTGCTGGCGCCCGCGACGATCGCGGCGGTGCTCGCGCCCGGGGCGCGGGGCCGCGTGCTGACCGCGGCCGTCGCCGTGGTGGTGCTGGCGGTAGCGCTGGGCGCGGGTGCCTTGCGGCTGGCCGAGTCCGGCGGCCCGGTCCAGCGGGTGGCCGCGATCTCCACCAACCAGCGGATGTGGGCCCCGGACCTGGCCACCCCCGCCGGCCGGGACCTGGTCGCCGCCTACGCCGAGCGGATCGCCGCGCTGCCCGCCGGGGTCCGCGCCGTGGTGCTGCCGGAGGGGTCCTTCGGCGCGCACGAGACCCGGCCCGCCGCGCTGTTCGACCCGATGCGCCGCCTGGCCAAGGACCGCGCCCTGGACATCGTGGTCGGCTATATGCGCTGGGACGGCGCGGCCAAGTACAACTACGCCGCCTTTTTCCCGGCTGATGGCGGCGAGCCCGTCTCCTACCTCAAGCACCACAACCCGGCAGGCGTGCCGGGCGCCGAACTCCTCGTCCGGGACCGGGCAGGCGTGGTGATCTGCGGGGATGTCAACCACTCCGCCCCGGTCAGTGACTACGCGGCCGCGGGCACCGGCCTGCTGCTGGCACCGGCCGCGGACGAGGTAGACAACGGCTGGCAGCACGCCCGGATGATGCTGCTCCGCGGGGTCGAGCACGGCCAGGCCACGGTGTGGGCGGCGCGCACCGGCACGCTGACCATCGCCGACGGGTACGGGCGGGTGCTGGCCGAGGCGCGCACCGACCGGCCGGAGCCGTTCGCGACCGTGGTCGCCGAACTGCCGACCGGGCCGGGCGCGACGCTGTACACCCGGTTCGGTGACTGGTTCGGCTGGTTGTGCCTCGCGCTGGGCGTCGGCGGGCTGTTCCTGCGCGCCCGACGCGGTGACTGA
- a CDS encoding DUF4383 domain-containing protein: MSSTATVRRTPVQTAALVVGVVFLLVGIAGFIPGLTTNFDSLTFAGHHSGALLMGVFAVSVVHNLVHLAFGFAALALARSTRGAALYLVGGGLIYLVLWFYGLLIDHNSAANFVPVNDADNWLHLVLALGMIGLAFGLGGRTLRETR, from the coding sequence ATGTCTTCCACCGCAACGGTTCGGCGCACCCCAGTTCAGACTGCCGCGCTCGTGGTCGGCGTGGTGTTCCTGCTCGTGGGCATCGCCGGGTTCATCCCGGGACTGACGACCAACTTCGACTCGCTCACCTTCGCCGGCCACCACTCCGGGGCGCTGCTGATGGGGGTCTTCGCGGTCTCCGTCGTGCACAACCTGGTGCACCTGGCCTTCGGCTTCGCCGCACTGGCGCTGGCCCGCAGCACCAGGGGCGCGGCGCTGTACCTGGTCGGCGGCGGGCTGATCTACCTGGTGCTGTGGTTCTACGGACTGCTGATCGACCACAACAGCGCGGCGAACTTCGTGCCGGTCAACGACGCGGACAACTGGCTGCACCTGGTACTGGCCCTGGGGATGATCGGACTGGCGTTCGGTCTCGGTGGCCGGACGCTGCGCGAGACCCGGTAA
- a CDS encoding discoidin domain-containing protein — protein MRVPRPLRRLIGVLSLLALLAFGQQAQAQPAERTLGAITGISQDGSTVAISAGSDRVRVAFLQPDVFRLWLGPGGSFADPVGRAILTSTDFGPVRTTVTETTDYYKIETDAVVLRAYQKPLRFALYRKDNQTLVWQESAGLTWSTSAARQRLVRGQDEQFYGTGLRLGAWALRDKTVPVRVDNKWNEGNNASPAPFYLSTNGYGVVRNTWSPGSYAFTSPVQTTHEEGRFDAVYFAGQGLKDVLDRYTDVTGKPFLAPIYGLEMGHADCWNASNPEYQGDHNRVDHQTTPDVLKYAEQARAADMPSGWFLPNDGYGCGYTKLPETVKSLQDKGFYTGLWTSTGLKNVKEEVRAGSRMIKTDVAWIGGGYQKAFEGVQQAVSGIEDNSDARRFVWTVDGWAGTQRNAVVWTGDTEGDWDNMRWHVPAITGAGFSALNYAAGDVDGIFAGSPDTYSRDLQWKAFTPVLMSMSGWGAKNPTSAYQDKQPWRFDAAHQEINRRYLKLKMRLTPYFYSMARVAHETGVPTTRAMVLEYPNDPIARGNQTSQQFLAGDAFLVAPVTSATSTRDGIYLPAGTWTDYWTGTVYQGPGTFDGYQAPLDRLPLFVKGGAIVPMWPQLNHHREKPKTPITFDVYPNGSSSFELYEDDGVTRRFQRGEHAKQQVSVSAPTGGRGDVTVRVGASVGDYAGKPASRGYELAVHVAGAPGKVTLGGSALTGYTKRADYEAAATGWFFERGVLHVRTGSQSIGAAFTITAEGVQLPVPQAIPTRADEPIAKSGWSVKHVDSQETAGENGAAANAIDDNPGTQWHTQWSGTGSALPHEIQLDLGATHEITGLSYLPRQDSGVNGGIKGYEVYVSTDGTSWGQAVATGNFAADKGEKLVSFAAKTGRYLRLRATSEINGGTWTSAAEIGARRLKK, from the coding sequence ATGCGAGTGCCCCGACCCCTGCGCCGCCTGATCGGCGTCCTCTCCCTGCTCGCGCTGCTGGCCTTCGGGCAGCAGGCACAGGCCCAGCCAGCCGAGCGGACCCTCGGTGCGATCACCGGGATCAGCCAGGACGGATCCACCGTCGCCATCAGCGCGGGCAGTGACCGCGTCCGGGTGGCCTTCCTGCAGCCCGATGTGTTCCGGCTCTGGCTCGGCCCCGGCGGCTCGTTCGCCGATCCGGTCGGCCGCGCCATCCTGACCAGCACCGACTTCGGCCCGGTGCGCACCACCGTCACCGAGACCACCGACTACTACAAGATCGAGACCGACGCGGTGGTGCTGCGCGCGTACCAGAAACCGCTGCGCTTCGCGCTGTACCGCAAGGACAACCAGACCCTGGTGTGGCAGGAGTCGGCCGGGCTGACCTGGAGCACCAGCGCCGCGCGGCAGCGGCTGGTGCGGGGCCAGGACGAGCAGTTCTACGGCACCGGGCTGCGGCTGGGCGCGTGGGCGCTGCGGGACAAGACGGTGCCGGTGCGGGTGGACAACAAGTGGAACGAGGGCAACAACGCCAGCCCGGCCCCGTTCTACCTGTCCACCAACGGTTACGGCGTGGTGCGCAACACCTGGTCACCGGGCAGCTACGCCTTCACCTCGCCGGTGCAGACCACGCACGAGGAGGGCCGGTTCGACGCGGTGTACTTCGCCGGGCAGGGCCTCAAGGACGTGCTCGACCGGTACACCGACGTGACCGGGAAGCCTTTCCTGGCCCCGATCTACGGTCTGGAGATGGGGCACGCGGACTGCTGGAACGCGAGCAACCCCGAGTACCAGGGCGACCACAACCGGGTGGACCACCAGACGACCCCGGATGTGCTCAAGTACGCCGAGCAGGCCCGCGCGGCGGACATGCCCTCGGGCTGGTTCCTGCCCAACGACGGCTACGGCTGCGGCTACACCAAGCTGCCGGAGACGGTGAAGTCCTTGCAGGACAAGGGCTTCTACACCGGGCTGTGGACCTCCACCGGACTGAAGAACGTCAAGGAGGAGGTCCGCGCGGGCTCGCGGATGATCAAGACCGACGTGGCCTGGATCGGCGGCGGCTACCAGAAGGCGTTCGAGGGCGTGCAGCAGGCGGTCTCCGGGATCGAGGACAACAGCGATGCCCGCCGGTTCGTCTGGACGGTCGATGGCTGGGCAGGCACCCAGCGCAACGCGGTGGTCTGGACCGGGGACACCGAGGGCGACTGGGACAACATGCGCTGGCACGTCCCGGCGATCACCGGCGCGGGCTTCTCCGCGCTGAACTACGCGGCTGGCGATGTGGACGGGATCTTCGCGGGCAGCCCGGACACCTACTCGCGGGACTTGCAGTGGAAGGCGTTCACGCCGGTGCTGATGAGCATGTCCGGCTGGGGCGCGAAGAATCCCACCTCGGCCTACCAGGACAAGCAGCCCTGGCGGTTCGACGCGGCGCACCAGGAGATCAACCGCAGGTACCTCAAGCTCAAGATGCGGCTCACCCCGTACTTCTACTCGATGGCGCGGGTGGCGCACGAGACCGGGGTGCCGACCACCAGGGCGATGGTGCTGGAGTACCCCAACGACCCGATCGCCAGGGGAAACCAGACCAGCCAGCAGTTCCTGGCCGGGGACGCCTTCCTGGTCGCGCCGGTGACCTCGGCGACCTCCACCAGGGACGGCATCTACCTGCCCGCGGGCACCTGGACCGACTACTGGACCGGCACGGTGTACCAGGGTCCGGGCACCTTCGACGGCTACCAGGCCCCGCTGGACCGGCTGCCGCTGTTCGTCAAGGGCGGCGCGATCGTGCCGATGTGGCCGCAGCTCAACCACCACCGGGAGAAGCCGAAGACGCCGATCACCTTCGACGTCTACCCCAACGGCAGCTCCAGCTTCGAGCTGTACGAGGACGACGGGGTCACCCGGCGGTTCCAGCGCGGTGAGCACGCCAAGCAGCAGGTGTCGGTGTCCGCGCCGACCGGCGGCCGCGGCGATGTCACGGTGCGGGTCGGCGCGTCCGTCGGCGACTACGCGGGCAAGCCTGCCAGCCGGGGTTACGAGCTGGCGGTGCACGTGGCCGGCGCGCCGGGCAAGGTGACGCTGGGCGGCAGCGCGCTGACCGGCTACACCAAGCGCGCCGACTACGAGGCGGCGGCGACCGGCTGGTTCTTCGAGCGCGGCGTGCTGCACGTGCGCACCGGCTCGCAGTCCATCGGCGCGGCGTTCACCATCACCGCCGAGGGCGTGCAACTGCCGGTGCCACAGGCGATCCCGACCAGGGCGGACGAGCCGATCGCCAAGTCCGGCTGGTCGGTCAAGCACGTGGACAGCCAGGAGACCGCGGGCGAGAACGGGGCCGCGGCCAACGCCATCGACGACAACCCCGGCACCCAGTGGCACACCCAGTGGTCGGGCACGGGTTCGGCGCTGCCGCACGAGATCCAGCTCGACCTGGGCGCCACGCACGAGATCACCGGCCTGTCCTATCTGCCGAGGCAGGACAGCGGGGTCAACGGCGGCATCAAGGGCTACGAGGTCTACGTCAGCACCGACGGCACGAGCTGGGGCCAGGCGGTGGCGACCGGGAACTTCGCCGCGGACAAGGGCGAGAAGCTGGTCAGCTTCGCCGCGAAAACGGGGCGGTACCTGAGGTTGCGGGCCACCAGTGAGATCAACGGCGGCACCTGGACCAGTGCGGCCGAGATCGGCGCGCGCAGACTGAAGAAATAG
- a CDS encoding LuxR C-terminal-related transcriptional regulator, with protein sequence MFGELGASWDAARCERLLRQHRGPLGGGPGRRGYGGALSPREREVARLITSGRTNREIAELLFLSPRTVERHVASLLRKLGARSRTEVSPGARRTRPG encoded by the coding sequence ATGTTCGGCGAGCTCGGCGCGAGCTGGGACGCCGCCCGCTGCGAACGCCTGCTGCGCCAGCACCGCGGCCCGCTCGGCGGCGGACCGGGCAGGCGCGGCTACGGCGGCGCGCTGTCCCCGCGCGAGCGGGAGGTGGCCCGGCTGATCACCTCGGGGCGCACCAACCGGGAGATCGCCGAGCTGCTGTTCCTGTCCCCGCGCACGGTGGAGCGGCACGTGGCCAGCCTGCTGCGCAAGCTCGGCGCGCGCAGCCGCACCGAGGTCAGCCCCGGGGCGCGAAGAACACGCCCAGGATGA
- a CDS encoding sensor histidine kinase, translating into MVAVALLALVQLWALLDPPGRVAVGPVWAMLLVSCALAFPVLARRRWPLAAFAAALAVALTATVAGLVGGGVVWIAYLPTALALYPVAVAGRTWRSLAVLGTAITLATGAILAYYRWVLPGLAVPTLPVEVPVAWPVEIGLVTVLLGGSAGIGGAVARRRRIAAHLVAESSRRAVAEERLRIARELHDVVGHSLSLIAVQATVANHLGPGSPDAAGSALRTIESTSRGALAEVRRVLGALRSDAELTPIPGPADLPGLAAGSGLAVDLTLRGDRELPAGLGLTVYRIVQEALTNVLRHAETGSCRVLVDRTGPAVLVEVLDDGRGGEPSGSGNGLLGLRERAALFGGTLSAGPRAEGGFAVRARIPIDVEEAR; encoded by the coding sequence ATGGTCGCCGTGGCACTGCTGGCCCTGGTGCAGCTCTGGGCGTTGCTGGACCCGCCGGGCCGGGTGGCCGTGGGGCCGGTCTGGGCGATGCTCCTGGTGTCCTGCGCACTGGCATTTCCCGTGCTGGCAAGGCGTCGGTGGCCGCTCGCGGCGTTCGCGGCCGCCCTGGCGGTCGCGCTGACCGCCACCGTCGCGGGCCTGGTCGGCGGCGGGGTGGTCTGGATCGCCTACCTGCCCACGGCCTTGGCGCTGTACCCGGTCGCGGTGGCCGGGCGGACCTGGCGGTCGCTGGCGGTGCTGGGCACGGCGATCACCTTGGCCACCGGGGCGATCCTGGCCTACTACCGCTGGGTGCTGCCCGGCCTGGCCGTGCCCACCCTGCCGGTGGAGGTGCCGGTGGCCTGGCCGGTGGAGATCGGCTTGGTCACCGTGCTGCTGGGCGGTTCGGCCGGGATCGGCGGTGCGGTCGCCCGGCGGCGGCGGATCGCGGCGCACCTGGTCGCGGAGTCCTCCCGGCGGGCGGTGGCCGAGGAGCGGCTGCGCATCGCGCGGGAGCTGCACGACGTGGTCGGCCACAGCCTGAGCCTGATCGCGGTGCAGGCCACCGTGGCCAACCACCTCGGCCCCGGCTCCCCCGATGCCGCCGGTTCGGCGCTGCGCACCATCGAGTCCACCAGCCGCGGCGCCCTGGCCGAGGTCCGCCGGGTGCTCGGCGCGCTCCGCTCGGACGCCGAGCTGACCCCCATCCCCGGACCGGCCGACCTGCCAGGGCTGGCCGCCGGATCCGGCCTGGCCGTGGACCTCACCCTGCGCGGTGACCGCGAACTGCCCGCGGGTCTGGGGCTCACGGTGTACCGGATCGTGCAGGAGGCGTTGACCAACGTGTTGCGGCACGCGGAAACCGGCTCCTGCCGGGTGCTCGTCGACCGCACCGGACCGGCGGTCCTGGTCGAGGTCCTCGACGACGGGCGCGGCGGCGAACCCTCGGGCAGCGGCAACGGGCTGCTCGGCCTGCGGGAGCGGGCCGCCCTGTTCGGTGGCACGCTCAGCGCCGGGCCGAGGGCCGAGGGCGGGTTCGCGGTACGGGCCCGGATTCCGATCGACGTCGAGGAGGCGCGGTGA
- a CDS encoding response regulator transcription factor yields MTRVVLAEDQVLLRDSLVALIDSTGDLSVVGQAGTGTAAVELARSCRPDVVLMDVRMPELDGIEATRRICAEGTARVLILTTFDLDEYVHAALRAGASGFLVKDSSAADLLAAVRIVAAGEALLAPTVTRRLIERFRAQRPPSRDNSLDGLTPRETEVLRLIADGLSNTEIADRLFLGVGTVKTHVGRLLAKLSARDRAQLVIRAYDGGLVSRQGTAVRPPDRPHRDALR; encoded by the coding sequence GTGACCAGGGTGGTGCTCGCCGAGGACCAGGTGTTGTTGCGGGACAGCCTGGTCGCGCTGATCGACTCCACCGGGGACCTCAGCGTGGTCGGGCAGGCGGGCACCGGGACAGCGGCGGTCGAGCTGGCCCGGAGCTGCCGGCCGGACGTGGTGCTGATGGACGTGCGGATGCCGGAGCTGGACGGCATCGAGGCGACCAGGCGGATCTGCGCCGAGGGCACGGCCAGGGTGCTCATCCTGACCACCTTCGACCTGGACGAGTACGTGCACGCCGCGTTGCGGGCCGGCGCCAGCGGGTTCCTGGTCAAGGACTCCTCGGCCGCGGACCTGCTGGCCGCGGTGCGGATCGTGGCCGCGGGCGAGGCGCTGCTCGCGCCGACGGTGACCCGGCGGCTGATCGAGCGGTTCCGCGCCCAGCGACCGCCGTCCCGCGACAACTCGCTGGACGGCCTCACCCCCCGGGAGACCGAGGTGTTGCGGCTGATCGCCGACGGCCTGTCCAACACCGAGATCGCCGACCGGCTGTTCCTGGGCGTGGGCACGGTCAAGACGCACGTCGGCCGCCTGCTGGCCAAGCTGTCCGCCAGGGACCGGGCCCAGCTGGTCATCCGGGCCTACGACGGCGGGCTGGTCAGCAGGCAGGGCACCGCGGTGCGACCGCCGGACCGGCCGCACCGCGATGCGCTCAGGTGA
- a CDS encoding S8 family serine peptidase, which produces MRIRRALLVALGVVALAATAPVAQAAGAPADYLVTLSDQATDPAALAAGHGAQVGHVYRHALSGFSASLSPTAVAALRRDPRVRSVEPDAVVRTTAQTVPTGVDRAFATGNPNLKINGTADYSVDVDVAVIDTGVDGKHPDLTVVARANCVNSSSCTDNAGSDGHGHGTHVAGSIGAKDDGAGVTGIAPGARIWSAKVLDDSGSGQLSGVVAGVDWVAAHADEIEVANMSLGCDNCTNDALSQAISNAVGKGVVFAVAAGNNHKDARTFFPANHPDVITVSALADFNGKRGGGAAATCRADQDDTLADFSNFGATVEIAAPGTCILSTHLNGSYSTLSGTSMAAPHVAGAAGLLTANGNRATNRDGVRAVRQRLIDTANTDWTDDSGDNVKEPLLDVSSTQDYPAGSADPGRPVAAFTANCSTSNTTCSFDASSTKDPDGSITGYAWEFGDGGTATGKTASHNYGKAAHYSVRLTVTDNDGKTHSTRRLVKAGDLPPTAAFSARCNRGSCSFDGSASSDEEGSVSGHTWKFGDGTTGTGATVSHSYPNVAATYTVTLTVTDSRNQTGSTTRTIRCHKHISTPLCFG; this is translated from the coding sequence GTGCGGATCAGAAGAGCACTGCTCGTGGCGCTGGGGGTGGTGGCGCTGGCTGCCACGGCCCCGGTCGCCCAGGCGGCCGGTGCACCGGCGGACTACCTGGTCACCCTGTCCGATCAGGCGACCGACCCGGCGGCCCTGGCGGCGGGCCACGGCGCCCAGGTCGGCCACGTCTACCGGCACGCGCTGTCCGGCTTCTCGGCGTCCCTGTCGCCGACCGCGGTCGCGGCGCTGCGGCGCGACCCCCGGGTGCGCTCGGTGGAGCCGGACGCGGTGGTGCGCACCACCGCGCAGACCGTGCCCACCGGCGTGGACCGGGCCTTCGCCACCGGCAACCCCAACCTCAAGATCAACGGCACCGCCGACTACAGCGTGGACGTGGACGTCGCGGTGATCGACACCGGGGTGGACGGCAAGCACCCCGACCTGACCGTGGTGGCTCGGGCCAACTGCGTGAACAGCAGCTCCTGCACCGACAACGCGGGCAGCGACGGCCACGGCCACGGCACCCACGTGGCAGGCAGCATCGGCGCCAAGGACGACGGCGCCGGGGTCACCGGCATCGCACCGGGCGCGCGGATCTGGTCGGCCAAGGTGCTCGACGACAGCGGCAGCGGGCAGCTCTCCGGCGTGGTCGCCGGCGTGGACTGGGTGGCCGCGCACGCCGATGAGATCGAGGTGGCCAACATGAGCCTCGGCTGCGACAACTGCACCAACGACGCGCTCAGCCAGGCGATCTCCAACGCGGTCGGCAAGGGCGTGGTGTTCGCGGTGGCCGCCGGGAACAACCACAAGGACGCCAGGACCTTCTTCCCGGCCAACCACCCGGACGTGATCACCGTGTCCGCGCTGGCCGACTTCAACGGCAAGCGCGGCGGCGGCGCGGCCGCCACCTGCCGGGCCGACCAGGACGACACCCTGGCCGACTTCAGCAACTTCGGCGCCACCGTGGAGATCGCGGCACCGGGCACCTGCATCCTGTCCACCCACCTCAACGGCAGCTACTCCACCCTCAGCGGCACCTCGATGGCCGCGCCGCACGTGGCGGGCGCGGCTGGCCTGTTGACCGCCAACGGCAACCGGGCGACCAACCGGGACGGCGTGCGCGCGGTGCGGCAGCGGCTGATCGACACCGCGAACACCGACTGGACCGACGACTCCGGCGACAACGTCAAGGAACCGCTGCTGGACGTCAGCTCCACCCAGGACTACCCGGCGGGCTCGGCCGACCCCGGCAGGCCGGTCGCCGCGTTCACCGCGAACTGCTCCACCAGCAACACCACCTGCTCCTTCGACGCCAGCTCCACAAAGGACCCCGACGGCAGCATCACCGGCTACGCCTGGGAGTTCGGTGACGGCGGCACCGCGACCGGCAAGACCGCCTCGCACAACTACGGCAAGGCCGCCCACTACAGCGTCCGGCTGACCGTGACCGACAACGACGGCAAGACGCACAGCACCCGCCGCCTGGTCAAGGCGGGCGACCTGCCGCCGACCGCCGCCTTCAGCGCCCGCTGCAACCGCGGCAGCTGCTCCTTCGACGGCAGCGCCTCCAGCGACGAGGAGGGCTCGGTCTCCGGCCACACCTGGAAGTTCGGCGACGGCACCACCGGCACCGGGGCCACCGTCTCGCACAGCTACCCGAACGTCGCGGCCACCTACACCGTGACGCTGACCGTGACCGACAGCCGGAACCAGACCGGCTCGACCACCCGGACCATCCGCTGCCACAAGCACATCAGCACCCCGCTGTGCTTCGGCTGA
- the lexA gene encoding transcriptional repressor LexA, with amino-acid sequence MTAYDDLDVFEHLDAASLPLRQQQILATIRDWVLRHGYSPSTRQIGEAVGLQSSSSVSKHLAALEDKGFLRRGAAMSRPIDVRAFLRDSSARRDNGDSVSVPVVGDIAAGTPITAAEHLDDQLTLPRELTGRGTVFGLRVRGDSMIDAAICDGDIVVVRQQSEAHSGQIVAAMIDEEATVKVYRRRGGHVYLEPRNPAYQVIDGDNAVILGTVVSVLRSV; translated from the coding sequence GTGACCGCCTACGACGATCTTGACGTGTTCGAGCACCTGGACGCCGCCTCGCTGCCGCTGCGGCAGCAGCAGATCCTGGCGACCATCCGGGACTGGGTGCTCCGGCACGGCTACTCGCCGAGCACCCGGCAGATCGGCGAGGCGGTCGGGCTCCAGTCCTCCTCCTCGGTGTCCAAGCACCTGGCCGCCCTGGAGGACAAGGGTTTCCTGCGGCGCGGCGCGGCCATGTCCCGGCCGATCGACGTGCGCGCCTTCCTGCGGGACAGCTCGGCCCGGCGCGATAACGGCGACTCGGTGAGCGTGCCGGTGGTCGGCGACATCGCGGCGGGCACCCCGATCACCGCCGCCGAGCACCTGGACGACCAGCTGACCCTGCCGCGCGAGCTGACCGGCCGGGGCACCGTGTTCGGGCTGCGGGTGCGCGGGGACTCGATGATCGACGCGGCGATCTGCGACGGCGACATCGTGGTGGTGCGCCAGCAGTCCGAGGCGCACTCCGGCCAGATCGTGGCCGCGATGATCGACGAGGAGGCCACGGTCAAGGTGTACCGGCGGCGCGGCGGGCACGTGTACCTGGAGCCGCGCAACCCCGCCTACCAGGTGATCGACGGGGACAACGCGGTGATCCTGGGCACCGTGGTCTCGGTGCTGCGCAGCGTCTGA
- the mug gene encoding G/U mismatch-specific DNA glycosylase, with amino-acid sequence MPKPTAEQLAAAHDRTLPDVVGPGLSVLFCGINPGLYSAATGHHFARPGNRFWPALHRSGFTPRQLHPSEQWELLDYGLGITNIVARASARADELTREELREGGRKLTALAERYQPEYVAVVGISAYRVAFDRPKTVIGPQTEIIGGSKLWVLPNPSGLNAHYQADALAAAFGELRAAAGLPSA; translated from the coding sequence GTGCCCAAACCGACCGCCGAACAACTGGCCGCCGCACATGACAGGACCCTGCCCGACGTGGTCGGACCCGGCCTGTCGGTGCTGTTCTGCGGTATCAACCCCGGCCTCTACTCGGCCGCTACCGGACACCACTTCGCCCGGCCGGGCAACCGATTCTGGCCCGCGTTGCACCGCTCCGGTTTCACCCCGCGTCAGCTGCACCCGTCCGAGCAGTGGGAGCTGCTGGACTACGGGCTGGGGATCACGAACATCGTGGCGCGGGCCTCGGCGCGGGCCGATGAGCTGACCCGCGAGGAGCTGCGCGAAGGCGGCCGGAAGCTGACCGCGCTGGCGGAGCGGTATCAGCCGGAGTACGTGGCAGTGGTGGGGATTTCCGCCTACCGGGTGGCATTCGACCGGCCCAAAACGGTCATCGGGCCGCAAACGGAGATTATCGGCGGTTCGAAGCTGTGGGTGCTGCCCAATCCGAGCGGGCTCAACGCGCACTACCAGGCGGACGCCCTGGCCGCCGCCTTCGGCGAGCTGCGGGCGGCCGCCGGGCTCCCGTCGGCCTGA